GACCCACATACACGTTGTCACCGTGCAGATCCAATCCACCGTACAAGGCCATCGCAGCCTCCTTTCCGGCTCGCCGTCGCCGAGCCACCTTGCACAGAGATTGTACACTTGTTCTTTTCGCCTTTGTATGATTATCAGTTACGGAGGGAATGAAAAGGTTATCCACGGATTTTCACTGATTTTATTAAGATGAAAAGAAAGCTTCATCTGCGGCCATCCGTGTGGTTATCCGTGAAAATCCGTGGCGAACATCATTTACCGTTACCCCTGCAAAACTGACCCATTACTTTTTTCTTCTTGCCCTGCACGCGAGGTTCACTATAATAGTAATGTAGCCCGCCGATGTGCGGGGTGAAGTATTTAACCCGATGGCGCCGGTATGTACCTCAGCTACTATGGATTCCAGAAACACCCGTTCAACCTGACGGCTGACCCGAGTTTCCTCTTCCCGAGCCCCCAGCACCGGGAGGCGATGAGTTTCCTCTACTACGGCATCATGGGGCGCAAGGGATTCCTCGCAATCACGGGCGAGGTGGGCACCGGCAAAACGACGCTCTGCAGGGCGCTCCTCTCCATGCTCGACAACAAGGTGAAGACCGCCTTCATCCTCAATTCAAACCTCACCGAGTATCAGCTCCTCCACGCAATCACTGAGGATTTCGGCATCTCCATGCCCGCGAAGAACAAGATAAACCTCATGCGCGCGCTCAACAATTTCCTCCTCGATCAGGTGCGCCAGGGGAATAACGCGGTCCTGATAATCGACGAGGCGCAAAATCTGAGCTCGGTGCAACTCGAACAGATCCGCATGCTCTCCAATCTGGAGACGGCGGAAGAGAAGCTCCTCCAGATCATCCTCGTCGGCCAGCCCCAGCTCCGGAAGAAGCTGGATTCCAAGGGGCTTCTCCAGCTGAGGCAGCGGCTCGCCATCCGATTCCACCTCTACCCCCTCTCGAGGGGCGAGGTCGCCGCCTACATCGCCCACCGGCTGAGGGTCGCAGGGGGCAGCCTACAGGGCATGTTCGACCCGCGCGCCATTGACCTCATCTACGAGTACTCGGACGGCGTCCCACGCCTGATCAACATGCTGTGTGACAAGGCGCTCCTCGCCGGCTTCGCGCTCGGCATAAAGACAATCACCGTCAGGATAATCAAGGCGAGCATCAGAGAGATCGAGGGGACGCCGGAGCTGACGGCTGTTTCGGCAAATTGACCTTACACCTTGTGCTTTTGGCTTTCAACGTGGGGCTGTTTTTGACATGAGCATCATATACGAAGCGCTGAAAAAAATCGAAGATGAGAAG
This portion of the Candidatus Auribacterota bacterium genome encodes:
- a CDS encoding AAA family ATPase, coding for MYLSYYGFQKHPFNLTADPSFLFPSPQHREAMSFLYYGIMGRKGFLAITGEVGTGKTTLCRALLSMLDNKVKTAFILNSNLTEYQLLHAITEDFGISMPAKNKINLMRALNNFLLDQVRQGNNAVLIIDEAQNLSSVQLEQIRMLSNLETAEEKLLQIILVGQPQLRKKLDSKGLLQLRQRLAIRFHLYPLSRGEVAAYIAHRLRVAGGSLQGMFDPRAIDLIYEYSDGVPRLINMLCDKALLAGFALGIKTITVRIIKASIREIEGTPELTAVSAN